A part of Neodiprion pinetum isolate iyNeoPine1 chromosome 4, iyNeoPine1.2, whole genome shotgun sequence genomic DNA contains:
- the Nup98-96 gene encoding nuclear pore complex protein Nup98-Nup96 isoform X2 has protein sequence MFGQSANTSFGTQSSPFSQSPFGKPITTTSFGGTAAPVFGSTNNSLFGAKPAGATTGGLFGNTAATPAFGQPATSQSSFGGFSNPNTNTGLFGNQQNANTSLFGTSNPTPAFGQGTKPAGFGFGSSAGTGLFGQTQQPTQQTAPSLFAPSNTAANTSLFGATTGFAGNNTAGGMSGTVVKFNPLTGTDTMIKNGVTQTISTRHYCITCMKEYEGKSLEELRLEDYTAGRKGQVQGTQTTGLFGSAAQPSLFSNTGVNTSTANTGFGATTTGFGGTSQPTANTGLFGKPIAGFGAAATTSSAFPFNSTTTTSNPFGANAQAKPFGAAAPTPLFGNANTSQTAATGFGTNNTSAFGSFGAVQPNQSIGLFNQNKPAFNMPASTASTGFGGFGQNTATNTSGGLFGVKPSGTTGFGTAPSFGATPAPAFGTGTGFGSTQNTGTSLFNSSFKPAGQPGFSFGATPSTSTGLGVSSGLNLGTGSLLFGQPKPGGLFSTPGTNTNFNTTGNFGLGSNFGANNNTMGSGLGTMGGGMGTNPAQQNSGANQVHQQILALVSAPFGDSPLLKNLLPASGKTEDLLKPTNATTRALNSPQYKITTNNSSPKIKARAVTNAQLSKKSLFEGLEEEDPALQEAFQPRANAKRLVLRPKPISTGDAQSLDRVATSPTVTESVRVKRDVLENANKENHQQDDIRRPADDRRSSTSWLKSSLQRPAKLPEDEFEGQPTLFRGSDNLEEGLDNTVAELRPQNKPQSLPQSPKLLAAGDSAVNSPSNIDRSILNSSNSSDTSDEQDETAAISQTEQEPNAACITLRRAGYYTIPPLDKLEEYVCGDTCVVPNFTVGRKGYGNVYFPDLIDIYGLNLDEIVHFRNKEVIIYPDDDQKPPMGQGLNRRAQVTLDRVWPHDKTLHEPITDPERLSAMNYEGKLRRVSAKHDTRFLEYRPETGSWVFKVDHFSKYGLSDSDEEDEDIPANADLKKLKAIMKPRVNAAGPVNKQLVPPVTDAKLQKKHSFLKRTSQEVQDSTLSFQSDTLNETDMALNEFYTNDQENDRSLALSPSAIFARVRGTDSHKLQLMKASFFDTDDEDIDDGTYKTQLNFLPKSSTKIISSTETMEAMEDDQMVPSGHVPTLRSNLSMQQDNSFLAKESRIMKDKKLAEVTDISHAKTSRLIQAFPPPIVKPATVVLQFSSEVLPLKESIVGKLNARCVADIGIQMGRSFRVGWGPDLTLVSLSTQKQAAIVPLHGKFSDLGSYVSGRLSNDTTSSIVQRLQIVGGGGDDVEHIETFKESIVGHLRIQLNHCILGHEGDCPVVGAGAGPATLHAHCNLAQELADSSNSDPLASYTSHVWNLSVALWGNLPDIQSESDEMKHQNVMVRREALSEWLENVIMETVLKETPEDDPSDKTILSLLSAHKLEDACKIAREAGDHCSALLMAQLGGPPSVKELIKQQLAMWQHTEVDTELSPDKLKLFMLVAGEPLICIKNGCVNVCEDLEWKQALGFHLWYVCPPTASVTDAVSLYESAFDASETESYASAPSPEYQEEDYEAEISNGKKVRDLCFHLLKLYCSGNHPLEKLLNPLTHTADPLDYRLSWLIQQVLVALGYSHLSSHVAAITHMNFAAQLETYGLWHWAIFVVLHLEDTGRRRSAVVDLLSRHVELDERSDYMKREEFLREELGIPSMWINKAKAIKAGAMKRYGEAAWYLIHGEQWNAAHELIIEHLAADAIINENLDYLNSLLSPLVPTECSSTINGWAHRGQLLWDYMLINEEIEALLAGNTDSTSIGYKLELLQPQLSLLCAKINQFPCPTAKHRLCQAEIAKRTAHLARNLVLLQSNGKNSTSRILAHLVTQLPLPEDYAQQELRHIVNLYVNEIGAR, from the exons ATGTTTGGACAATCTGCTAATACTTCATTTG GGACCCAGAGTAGCCCATTTAGTCAATCTCCATTTGGAAAACCCATCACAACAACGAGTTTTGGTGGTACAGCAGCACCAGTGTTCGGCAGTACCAACAATTCTCTGTTCGGCGCAAAGCCTGCGGGAGCGACGACAGGCGGACTATTTGGCAATACGGCAGCTACACCTGCTTTTGGACAACCAGCCACCAGTCAGTCATCATTTGGAG GATTCAGTAACCCAAATACGAACACCGGTCTCTTTGGTAATCAGCAAAATGCAAACACCAGTCTATTTGGAACAAGCAATCCTACCCCTGCTTTTGGTCAAGGAACTAAACCAGCAGGGTTTGGCTTTGGGAGTTCAGCTGGAACAGGATTATTTGGACAAACACAGCAACCTACTCAACAAACTGCACCGTCCCTTTTTGCACCATCCAATACAGCTGCAAATACCAGCTTATTTGGAGCTACAACTG GATTTGCTGGAAATAATACTGCAGGTGGGATGAGTGGTACAGTGGTGAAATTTAACCCTCTTACTGGTACTGAtacaatgataaaaaatggCGTTACCCAAACCATATCAACTCGACACTATTGCATTACTTGCATGAAGGAATACGAAGGAAAATCTCTGGAGGAATTGCGTTTAGAAGACTACACAGCAGGTCGTAAGGGACAAGTTCAAG GGACACAAACCACTGGACTGTTTGGGTCAGCAGCCCAACCTTCACTATTTTCTAACACAGGCGTTAACACAAGCACAGCAAATACAG gTTTTGGGGCAACTACAACTGGTTTTGGAGGAACAAGTCAGCCCACAGCAAACACTGGTTTATTTGGAAAACCAATAGCTGGTTTTGGAGCTGCAGCCACCACAAGTAGTGCTTTTCCTTTCAACTCGACGACAACAACATCTAATCCATTTGGTGCAAATGCGCAAGCTAAACCCTTTGGGG CTGCAGCTCCTACACCACTTTTTGGCAATGCCAACACAAGTCAGACAGCTGCTACTGGATTTGGTACTAACAATACATCTGCATTCGGTTCTTTCGGCGCTGTACAACCTAATCAG AGTATTGGACTCTTCAATCAAAACAAGCCTGCCTTCAATATGCCTGCATCCACAGCTAGTACTGGGTTTGGAGGATTTGGACAAAATACTGCAACAAATACTAGTGGGGGTTTATTTGGTGTGAAACCATCTGGTACAACAGGCTTTGGCACTGCACCTTCATTTGGTGCTACGCCTGCTCCAGCTTTCGGAACTGGTACAGGTTTTGGTTCAACACAAAATACGGGAACATCATTATTTAACTCATCCTTCAAACCCGCAGGACAACCTGGATTCTCATTTGGTGCTACACCTTCGACATCTACTGGACTTG GAGTAAGTTCTGGTCTGAATCTTGGTACTGGGTCTTTACTGTTTGGACAACCAAAACCTGGCGGTCTCTTTAGTACTCCGGGTACCAATACAAACTTCAATACTACTGGCAACTTTGGACTAGGGAGTAATTTTGGAGCGAACAACAACACTATGGGGTCTGGATTGGGAACGATGGGGGGAGg AATGGGCACCAATCCGGCACAACAAAATTCTGGAGCGAATCAAGTCCATCAGCAAATTTTAGCATTGGTCTCAGCACCATTTGGCGATTCACCGTTACTTAAAAACTTACTACCG GCCTCGGGTAAAACGGAGGACCTTTTGAAACCGACAAATGCAACCACTCGAGCTTTGAACAGTCCACAGTATAAGATAACTACTAACAATAGTTCCCCTAAAATAAAAGCTAGAGCCGTGACGAACGCTCAACTCTCTAAG AAATCACTATTCGAAGGCTTAGAAGAAGAAGATCCAGCATTACAAGAAGCTTTTCAACCGCGAGCTAATGCAAAACGGCTCGTTTTGCGTCCAAAACCAATAAGTACCGGAGATGCACAGTCGCTAGATCGAGTTGCAACTTCGCCTACCGTTACAGAATCAGTAAGGGTTAAAAGAGATGTGTTAGAAAATGcgaataaagaaaatcatcAGCAAGATGATATTCGGCGTCCTGCTGATGACAGAAGATCCTCTACATCATG GTTGAAATCAAGTTTACAAAGGCCGGCAAAATTACCAGAAGATGAATTTGAAGGACAACCAACGCTATTCCGAGGATCAGATAACCTAGAAGAAGGTCTTGACAACACCGTTGCAGAGTTGAGGCCTCAAAACAAACCTCAAAGCTTACCTCAATCACCAAAGCTGCTTGCAGCTGGTGACTCAGCCGTGAACTCTCCATCAAACATTGACAGGAGCATATTGAACTCTTCGAACAGCTCTG ACACTAGTGATGAACAAGATGAAACTGCGGCCATTTCCCAAACAGAGCAGGAACCAAATGCAGCTTGCATTACGCTGCGACGTGCTGGTTATTACACAATCCCACCACTTGACAAGCTTGAAGAATATGTTTGCGGAGATACTTGTGTCGTGCCCAATTTTACAGTGGGTCGTAAAGGATACGGCAATGTGTATTTCCCAGACCTGATTGACATTTATGGCTTAAATCTGGATGAAATTG TTCACTTTCGGAACAAGGAGGTTATTATTTACCCGGATGATGATCAAAAGCCACCCATGGGCCAAGGGTTGAATCGTAGAGCGCAAGTAACTCTCGATCGCGTCTGGCCACATGATAAGACTCTTCACGAACCTATAACTGACCCTGAACGTTTATCGGCTATGAATTATGAGGGAAAGCTTCGCAGAGTTTCGGCAAAACACGATACCAGGTTTCTAGAATATCGTCCAGAAACCGGATCTTGGGTTTTTAAG GTCGACCACTTCTCGAAATATGGACTCAGTGATTCCgatgaagaagatgaagatatTCCCGCAAATGCTGATCTTAAGAAGCTCAAAGCTATCATGAAACCAAGAGTAAATGCAGCAGGACCGGTCAATAAGCAACTAGTTCCTCCAGTAACTGATGCCAAACTACAAAAAAAG caCAGCTTCCTTAAACGCACGAGTCAGGAGGTTCAAGATTCGACCCTAAGTTTTCAATCAGATACTCTAAATGAGACTGATATGGCactgaatgaattttatacaa ATGATCAGGAGAACGATCGATCATTAGCACTCAGTCCATCTGCCATTTTTGCACGCGTCAGAGGAACGGATAGCCACAAACTTCAATTGATGAAGGCCAGTTTTTTTGATACAGATGATGAAGATATTGATGATG GCACCTATAAGACTCAATTAAACTTCCTTCCAAAAAGttcaacaaaaataatttcaagcaCAGAAACCATGGAGGCGATGGAAGATGACCAAATGGTTCCTTCCGGCCACGTACCTACATTAAGATCTAATTTAAGTATGCAGCAAGACAATTCATTTCTGGCTAAAGAGTCTAGAATTATGAAAG ACAAAAAACTTGCAGAGGTGACTGACATTTCACATGCGAAAACTTCAAGACTAATCCAAGCTTTTCCTCCTCCCATTGTGAAGCCTGCCACAGTTGTCCTTCAATTCTCTTCAGAAGTTTTACCTCTCAAAGAATCTATTGTTGGAAAATTAAATGCTCGTTGTGTAGCTGATATTG GTATCCAAATGGGACGTTCTTTTCGGGTAGGCTGGGGACCCGATTTGACACTGGTCTCTCTAAGTACACAAAAACAGGCTGCAATAGTTCCACTACATGGTAAATTTAGTGATCTCGGATCCTACGTGTCAGGTCGTTTATCCAATGATACAACATCAAGCATTGTACAAAGATTGCAGATTGTAGGAGGTGGCGGCGATGATGTGGAGCACATTGAAACATTCAAG GAAAGTATAGTTGGACATCTTCGTATACAACTGAACCATTGTATTCTTGGTCATGAGGGAGATTGCCCAGTAGTAGGTGCTGGTGCAGGACCAGCAACGTTACATGCTCATTGCAATCTTGCTCAAGAATTGGCGGATTCGTCAAATTCAGATCCTCTGGCGTCTTACACAAGTCATGTGTGGAACCTGAGTGTGGCTCTTTGGGGAAATTTGCCAGATATACAATCAGAAAGTG ATGAAATGAAACACCAGAATGTGATGGTGAGGCGAGAAGCACTCAGTGAATGGCTGGAGAATGTGATAATGGAAACAGTACTAAAAGAAACACCAGAAGACGATCCATCTGATAAAACAATCCTGTCATTGCTTTCAG CACACAAACTGGAGGACGCTTGTAAAATTGCACGAGAAGCGGGTGATCATTGTTCGGCACTTCTTATGGCCCAACTTGGAGGGCCACCGAGTGTAAAAGAACTGATCAAGCAACAACTAGCTATGTGGCAACACACTGAAGTCGATACGGAGCTTTCGCCTGATAAACTGAAGCTATTCATGCTTGTAGCTGGAGAACCTcttatttgtataaaaaatggaTGTGTCAATGTTTGTGAAGATCTAGAATGGAAGCAAGCATTAGGTTTTCATTTGTG GTACGTCTGTCCTCCTACCGCATCTGTCACCGACGCAGTGAGTCTTTATGAATCTGCTTTTGATGCATCTGAAACTGAGTCTTATGCTTCGGCGCCAAGCCCAGAGTACCAAGAAGAGGATTACGAGGCGGAAATAagtaatggaaaaaaagtgCGAGACCTGTGCTTCCACTTACTAAAATTGTACTGCTCCGGTAACCATCCGCTGGAAAAGTTACTGAATCCGTTAACTCACACGGCAGATCCATTAGATTACAGACTAAG CTGGTTGATACAACAAGTGCTTGTCGCGCTTGGTTATTCTCATTTATCTTCGCACGTTGCTGCAATAACACACATGAACTTTGCTGCCCAATTGGAAACGTATGGGCTTTGGCATTGGGCTATATTTGTTGTGCTACACCTGGAGGATACGGGCAGACGGCGATCAGCAGTAGTTGATCTTCTATCACGTCATGTTGAACTGGATGAGAGGTCAGATTACATGAAACGAGAAGAATTCTTGAGAGAGGAGCTTGGCATACCTTCAATGTGGATTAACAAAGCCAAAGCCATAAAAGCTGGGGCAATGAAACG GTATGGCGAAGCTGCTTGGTATCTTATTCATGGTGAACAATGGAATGCTGCTCATGAACTCATAATAGAACACCTAGCTGCTGATGCAATAATAAATG AAAACCTGGATTATTTGAATTCGTTGTTAAGCCCGTTAGTACCAACTGAATGCAGCAGTACAATAAATGGATGGGCACACCGTGGTCAACTACTTTGGGATTATATGTTAATCAATGAAGAAATTGAAGCATTGCTAGCTGGAAACACAGACAGTACCAGCATTGGATACAAACTTGAATTATTACAGCCACAATTGAGTCTTTTGTgtgcaaaaataaatcaatttcctTGCCCAACAGCCAAGCATAG GTTGTGCCAAGCAGAGATTGCGAAAAGAACTGCACATTTGGCCAGAAACTTGGTGTTATTACAATCAAACGGGAAGAATTCAACTTCCAGGATTCTTGCACATTTGGTTACGCAGTTACCCCTACCGGAAGACTATGCTCAGCAAGAGCTACGTCACATTGTAAATTTGTATGTTAATGAGATAGGAGCCCGTTAG